A stretch of the Bradyrhizobium sp. CCBAU 53351 genome encodes the following:
- the mgtE gene encoding magnesium transporter: MDEHMDVAAPVADSVLDHVPMRNEDGDIRHEFVEEIARAIEAGDSASLRACVAELHEADLGDLIGALEPDDRVRLVELTGADFDFSALNEVDEAVREEILEELPPETVAEGVRELESDDAVELLETLDQAEQEEILEKLPLKERVALERSLLYPENSAGRRMQTEFIAVPQDFTVGQAIDYMRETPDLPDRFYEIYVVDKDQHWQGAVPLDVLLRARRPIALTELTDEDRRRVSVLEDQEEVARMFGKYNLVAAPVLDTQDRLVGVITVDDVVDVIEEEADEDLKALGGVTSDEELSDTFLTIARGRFNWLLVNLATAFLASSVLGLFEGQLEKMVALAVLAPIVASQGGNAATQTMTVAVRALATRELGASNAWRVVMREGLVGLINGLAFAVITGIAAVAWFKIPGLGIVIGLAMVCNLIAGALGGILIPMALERVRADPAVASGTFVTTVTDVVGFFSFLGIATLWFGLR; encoded by the coding sequence ATGGATGAACATATGGACGTGGCCGCACCCGTTGCGGATTCGGTACTCGACCACGTGCCGATGCGCAATGAAGACGGCGACATCAGGCACGAATTCGTCGAGGAGATCGCGCGTGCGATCGAGGCCGGCGACAGCGCCTCGCTGCGTGCCTGCGTCGCCGAGCTGCACGAGGCCGATCTCGGCGATCTCATCGGCGCGCTGGAGCCCGACGACCGCGTCCGCCTGGTCGAGCTCACCGGGGCCGACTTCGACTTCTCCGCGCTGAACGAGGTCGACGAGGCCGTCCGCGAGGAGATCCTGGAGGAACTGCCGCCGGAGACGGTCGCCGAGGGTGTCCGCGAGCTCGAATCCGACGATGCGGTCGAGCTGCTGGAGACGCTCGACCAGGCCGAGCAGGAGGAGATCCTCGAGAAGCTGCCGCTGAAGGAGCGCGTCGCGCTCGAGCGCAGCCTGCTGTACCCGGAGAATTCCGCGGGCCGCCGCATGCAGACCGAGTTCATCGCGGTGCCCCAGGATTTCACCGTGGGCCAGGCGATCGACTACATGCGCGAGACGCCGGATCTGCCCGACCGCTTCTACGAGATCTATGTCGTCGACAAGGACCAGCACTGGCAGGGCGCAGTCCCCCTCGACGTGCTGCTGCGCGCGCGCCGGCCGATCGCGCTGACCGAGCTGACCGACGAGGACCGCCGCCGCGTCTCCGTCCTGGAGGACCAGGAGGAGGTGGCGCGCATGTTCGGCAAGTACAATCTCGTCGCAGCCCCCGTGCTCGACACCCAGGATCGCCTGGTCGGCGTCATCACCGTCGACGACGTCGTCGACGTCATCGAGGAGGAGGCGGACGAGGACCTCAAGGCGCTCGGCGGCGTCACCAGCGACGAAGAGCTGTCGGACACCTTCCTGACCATCGCGCGCGGCCGCTTCAACTGGCTGCTGGTCAATCTCGCCACCGCCTTCCTCGCATCCTCCGTGCTCGGCCTGTTCGAGGGCCAGCTCGAGAAGATGGTCGCGCTCGCCGTGCTGGCCCCGATCGTGGCGAGCCAGGGCGGCAACGCCGCGACCCAGACCATGACGGTGGCGGTGCGGGCGCTGGCAACGCGCGAGCTCGGCGCCTCCAACGCCTGGCGCGTGGTGATGCGCGAGGGCCTGGTCGGCCTGATCAATGGTCTCGCCTTCGCGGTCATCACGGGCATCGCGGCGGTCGCCTGGTTCAAGATCCCGGGCCTCGGCATCGTCATCGGGCTTGCGATGGTCTGCAACCTCATCGCCGGCGCGCTCGGCGGCATCCTGATCCCGATGGCGCTGGAGCGCGTCAGGGCCGATCCGGCGGTGGCGTCGGGAACGTTCGTCACCACCGTTACCGACGTCGTCGGCTTCTTCTCGTTCCTCGGCATCGCGACGCTCTGGTTCGGGCTGAGGTAG
- the panC gene encoding pantoate--beta-alanine ligase: MSSSPLIARTVPTLRRAVDNLRKRKATIALVPTMGALHDGHVSLVRLAKRRASRVVVSIFVNPTQFAPTEDFGAYPRTWKADIAKLAAEDVDIVWHPDVKAMYPEGFATRIVPEGPALAGLEDRFRPHFFGGVATVVGKLFTQVRPDFAIFGEKDFQQLRVVTQMARDLDLGVKVIGSRTVRERDGLAMSSRNVYLSPEERQTATVLYRAMKDSAGRIKAGEAIAPAMARGAETIKAAGFALDYYEVRHAETLAPVTSRKDGALRILVAAKLGTTRLIDNIAV; this comes from the coding sequence ATGTCATCAAGCCCCCTGATCGCCCGCACGGTCCCGACCTTGCGCCGCGCCGTCGACAATCTTCGCAAGCGAAAGGCCACGATCGCGCTGGTCCCGACCATGGGAGCCCTCCATGACGGGCATGTGTCTCTCGTCCGCCTCGCCAAGCGGCGTGCCAGCCGCGTCGTGGTGTCGATCTTCGTCAACCCGACCCAGTTCGCCCCGACCGAGGATTTTGGTGCCTATCCGCGCACCTGGAAGGCCGACATCGCCAAGCTCGCGGCCGAGGACGTCGACATCGTCTGGCATCCGGACGTCAAGGCGATGTATCCGGAAGGCTTCGCCACCCGAATCGTACCGGAAGGGCCGGCGCTCGCGGGCCTCGAGGATCGCTTCCGCCCGCATTTCTTCGGCGGCGTTGCCACCGTGGTCGGCAAGCTGTTCACGCAAGTCCGGCCGGACTTCGCGATCTTCGGCGAAAAGGACTTTCAGCAGTTGCGGGTGGTGACGCAGATGGCGCGCGACCTCGACCTCGGCGTCAAGGTGATCGGCTCGCGCACCGTGCGCGAGCGCGACGGGCTCGCGATGTCCTCACGCAACGTCTACCTCTCGCCCGAGGAGCGGCAGACCGCCACCGTGCTCTACCGCGCCATGAAAGACAGCGCCGGACGGATCAAGGCGGGCGAAGCCATCGCGCCGGCGATGGCGCGCGGCGCGGAGACGATCAAGGCGGCGGGCTTTGCTCTCGACTATTACGAGGTCCGCCATGCCGAGACGCTGGCGCCCGTCACCTCGCGCAAGGACGGCGCGCTGCGGATCCTGGTCGCAGCCAAGCTCGGCACGACGCGACTGATCGACAACATCGCGGTTTAG
- a CDS encoding aldo/keto reductase, translating into MLFVEANGARIPAIGLGTWELSGRPAARVVEQALRLGYRHIDTAQVYDNEREVGDGLRASGVRRDEILLTTKVWTNHFAPHDLERSVKESLARMRLPSVDLLLLHWPNSHVPLAETLGALSHAKTMGLTRHIGVSNFTVALIEQAVALSPEPLVCNQVEYHPYLDQAKVRAACDKHGLALVAYSPIAKGRIKTDQTLAEIGRSHHKSPAQVCLRWLMQQNVAAIPRTSRIERLSENIEIFDFELSDDEMSQIAALANPKGRLTDFGFAPKWD; encoded by the coding sequence ATGCTGTTCGTCGAGGCCAATGGCGCGAGAATTCCGGCGATCGGGCTCGGGACCTGGGAGCTGAGCGGAAGGCCTGCCGCGCGCGTGGTCGAGCAGGCGCTGCGGCTCGGCTATCGCCACATCGACACCGCCCAGGTCTACGACAATGAACGCGAGGTCGGCGATGGCTTGCGCGCCTCTGGCGTGCGGCGTGACGAAATCTTGCTCACCACCAAGGTCTGGACCAACCATTTCGCGCCCCACGATCTCGAGCGCTCGGTCAAGGAGAGCCTGGCGCGAATGCGGCTTCCGAGCGTCGACCTGCTGCTGCTGCACTGGCCCAATTCGCACGTGCCGCTGGCCGAGACGCTTGGCGCGCTGTCGCATGCCAAGACGATGGGCCTGACCCGCCACATCGGCGTCTCCAATTTCACGGTGGCGCTGATCGAGCAGGCGGTGGCGCTATCGCCGGAGCCGCTCGTCTGCAACCAGGTCGAGTACCATCCCTATCTCGACCAGGCGAAGGTGCGTGCGGCCTGCGACAAGCATGGCCTCGCCCTCGTCGCCTACAGCCCGATCGCCAAGGGGCGCATCAAGACCGACCAGACGCTGGCCGAGATCGGGCGCAGCCACCACAAGTCGCCGGCGCAGGTCTGCCTGCGCTGGCTGATGCAACAGAATGTCGCTGCGATCCCGCGCACCTCGCGCATCGAGCGCCTCTCTGAAAACATCGAGATCTTCGATTTCGAGCTGTCGGACGACGAGATGAGCCAGATCGCCGCGCTCGCCAATCCGAAGGGCCGCCTGACCGACTTCGGCTTCGCCCCGAAATGGGATTGA
- a CDS encoding DUF599 domain-containing protein — protein MSRHWVDVTAVGFFIVEWLVYALTLEHSAYGRDSLSARMNRYREVWVRRLLDRDTRMVDMQIMASLQNGTAFFASTSLFALGGALALLHATNDAITILSKLPIDLSTSPAMWELKCVGLVLICVYAFFKFAWAYRLFNYVAILFGGMPPAERRDTPEAEAHVIRTSRLFESAGRHFNRGQRAFFFALGYLGWFVSPWVLFVTTAAVVVVTWRRQFASSAWAAMAPEADGDEGIRRGH, from the coding sequence ATGAGCAGGCATTGGGTCGACGTCACCGCGGTCGGCTTCTTCATCGTCGAATGGCTGGTCTATGCCCTGACGCTGGAACATTCGGCTTACGGCCGGGACAGCCTGTCGGCGCGCATGAACCGCTACCGCGAGGTCTGGGTCCGCCGCCTGCTCGACCGCGACACCCGCATGGTCGACATGCAGATCATGGCCTCGTTGCAGAACGGCACCGCCTTCTTCGCCTCGACCAGCCTGTTCGCGCTTGGGGGCGCGCTGGCGCTGCTGCATGCCACCAACGACGCCATCACGATCCTGAGCAAGCTGCCGATCGACCTCAGCACCTCGCCGGCCATGTGGGAGCTGAAATGCGTCGGCCTCGTGCTGATCTGCGTCTACGCCTTTTTCAAGTTCGCCTGGGCCTATCGCCTGTTCAATTATGTCGCAATCCTGTTCGGCGGCATGCCGCCGGCGGAGCGGCGCGACACGCCGGAGGCGGAAGCCCACGTCATCCGCACCTCGCGCCTGTTCGAATCCGCCGGCCGCCATTTCAACCGCGGCCAGCGCGCTTTCTTCTTCGCGCTCGGCTATCTCGGCTGGTTCGTCAGCCCCTGGGTGCTGTTCGTCACCACCGCCGCCGTGGTGGTCGTGACCTGGCGACGGCAATTCGCCTCCAGCGCCTGGGCCGCGATGGCGCCGGAGGCGGACGGTGATGAGGGGATCAGGCGCGGTCATTGA
- a CDS encoding DUF1489 family protein: MPLHLIKLAVGCDSVKELKEWIAERMQTAKKKGLPQHHIHITRMVPKRDAEILAGGSLYWVIKGEIAAREKIIGIEPFRDKDGIGRCRIVMQPKVVSVSPRPMRPFQGWRYLTEDSVPPDLGKSAAGSIAAMPEPMRRELRDLGLL; encoded by the coding sequence ATGCCGCTACATCTGATCAAGCTCGCCGTCGGCTGCGACTCCGTCAAGGAATTGAAGGAGTGGATCGCCGAACGGATGCAGACCGCCAAGAAGAAGGGTCTGCCGCAACACCACATCCACATCACCCGCATGGTCCCCAAGCGCGACGCCGAGATCCTCGCGGGCGGGTCGCTTTATTGGGTGATCAAGGGCGAGATCGCCGCGCGGGAAAAGATCATCGGCATCGAGCCGTTCCGCGACAAGGACGGTATCGGGCGCTGCCGCATCGTGATGCAGCCGAAGGTGGTCTCGGTCTCGCCGCGGCCGATGCGCCCGTTCCAGGGCTGGCGCTATCTCACCGAAGATTCCGTGCCGCCCGACCTCGGCAAGTCCGCCGCCGGCTCGATCGCGGCGATGCCGGAGCCGATGCGGCGCGAATTGCGCGATCTGGGGCTGCTCTAA
- a CDS encoding glutathione S-transferase family protein has protein sequence MAALKLAIGNKNYSSWSMRPWLALRANDIPFVETLIPLYTDNPADKEQILSFSRAGKVPVLVDGDVTVWDSLAIIEYIAERYPEVKLWPDDVAARAHARSVCAEMHSGFVALRSECGMNLHRPVRAIALSADAKANVARIEEIWRECRARYGAKGPFLFGRFGAADAMYAPVVHRLRTYAIDVAPDTKAYMETMMALPAFQEWTREGLAETLLIAKFEDA, from the coding sequence ATGGCTGCGCTGAAACTCGCGATCGGCAACAAGAACTACTCGTCATGGTCGATGCGGCCCTGGCTCGCGCTGCGCGCCAACGACATCCCGTTCGTGGAGACGCTGATTCCGCTCTACACCGACAATCCCGCGGACAAGGAGCAGATCCTGTCCTTCAGCCGCGCCGGCAAGGTGCCGGTGCTGGTCGACGGCGACGTCACGGTGTGGGATTCGCTCGCCATCATCGAATACATCGCAGAGCGCTATCCGGAAGTGAAGTTGTGGCCCGACGATGTCGCCGCGCGCGCCCATGCCCGGTCGGTGTGCGCCGAGATGCATTCCGGCTTCGTGGCGCTGCGCAGCGAATGCGGCATGAACCTGCATCGGCCGGTGCGTGCGATCGCATTGTCGGCCGACGCAAAAGCCAACGTCGCGCGCATCGAGGAGATCTGGCGCGAGTGCCGTGCGCGTTACGGCGCGAAAGGTCCGTTCCTGTTCGGCCGTTTCGGCGCGGCGGACGCGATGTACGCGCCGGTCGTGCATCGCCTGCGCACCTACGCGATCGACGTCGCGCCGGACACCAAGGCCTATATGGAGACGATGATGGCGCTGCCGGCGTTCCAGGAATGGACCCGCGAGGGGCTCGCCGAAACGCTTCTCATTGCCAAGTTCGAGGACGCCTGA
- a CDS encoding polysaccharide deacetylase family protein, which produces MTKMLRLRWTSMAVAATLAALAGIAATEAAECPRKDALGTSRVLSVDAKTYPRVGLKSFPQTLPLADREVVLTFDDGPNPPTTSKVLAALAQECVRATFFLIGLHASQQPDMVKRIAREGHTIGHHTYSHPFMARIPFDKARSEIDRGIAAVETALHGAATTTPSTPFFRFPYFEGTPAQLDLLQSRGIVVLGADLWASDWNEMTPEQELKLVTERLAASGKGIVLFHDPKARTAAIMPAFLRYLRENGYRIVHIVPSAPPQKNADAR; this is translated from the coding sequence ATGACAAAGATGCTTCGACTGAGGTGGACCTCGATGGCGGTGGCAGCGACCCTCGCAGCACTCGCCGGCATCGCCGCGACGGAGGCCGCCGAGTGCCCGCGCAAGGATGCGCTCGGCACCTCGCGCGTGCTGAGCGTCGATGCCAAGACATATCCGCGCGTCGGCCTGAAGAGCTTTCCGCAGACGCTGCCGCTGGCCGATCGCGAGGTCGTGCTGACCTTCGACGACGGACCGAACCCGCCGACGACGTCGAAGGTGCTGGCGGCGCTGGCGCAGGAATGCGTGCGCGCGACCTTCTTCCTGATCGGCCTGCACGCCTCCCAGCAGCCTGACATGGTCAAGCGCATCGCGCGCGAGGGCCACACCATCGGCCATCACACCTACTCGCATCCGTTCATGGCGCGGATCCCGTTCGACAAGGCCAGGAGCGAGATCGACCGCGGCATCGCCGCCGTCGAGACGGCGCTGCACGGGGCCGCGACGACGACGCCATCGACGCCGTTCTTCCGCTTTCCCTATTTCGAGGGCACGCCGGCCCAGCTCGACCTGCTGCAATCGCGCGGCATCGTCGTGCTCGGGGCCGATCTGTGGGCCAGCGACTGGAACGAGATGACGCCGGAGCAGGAATTGAAGCTCGTCACGGAGCGCCTCGCCGCGAGCGGCAAGGGCATCGTCCTCTTCCACGACCCCAAGGCCCGCACCGCCGCGATCATGCCGGCCTTCCTGCGCTATCTGCGCGAGAACGGCTACCGGATCGTCCACATCGTACCGTCAGCCCCGCCGCAGAAGAATGCCGATGCGCGCTGA
- a CDS encoding DNA-binding transcriptional regulator: MSMRVRLKADGRIVEVRDGQEFPVQPSAVEPTANAAPAEASSLAVRDLRRRACLTQMEFAAKLGVPVETIRNWEQGKRAPRGPARALLAVIAHAPDTVFQALAKA, translated from the coding sequence ATAAGCATGCGTGTGCGATTGAAGGCGGACGGACGGATCGTCGAAGTGCGGGACGGGCAGGAGTTTCCGGTCCAACCGTCTGCGGTCGAGCCTACGGCCAATGCCGCGCCCGCCGAGGCTTCCTCGCTCGCGGTGCGTGATTTGCGCCGCCGCGCCTGCCTGACCCAGATGGAGTTCGCCGCCAAGCTCGGCGTTCCCGTCGAGACGATCCGCAATTGGGAGCAGGGCAAACGTGCTCCACGGGGACCGGCCCGCGCGCTGCTCGCAGTGATCGCGCACGCCCCGGATACGGTGTTCCAGGCGCTCGCCAAGGCCTGA
- a CDS encoding division plane positioning ATPase MipZ, producing MLVQASQGQSGSAHVVVLGNEKGGSGKSTTALHIAVALLKAGQRVATIDLDCRQQSFTHYINNRSAWARRTKLDLELPVHRCIKLGETMQIAENENSEFQQFMEAVSAVESSFDFIVIDTPGTDSYLMRLAHSMADTLVTPINDSFLDFDVLGTVDPASYAVTGESHYAEMVRDVRRKRRQLDGSTTDWIVVRNRLSMLGSRNKQLVAEGLKDLSLRLGFRYVDGFAERVVYREFFPRGLTALDEIDEATLGMRPNLGHLTAREEVTSLLRQLKLPLDERGRRRAANRAEWFNQVDKPLEVHDILGA from the coding sequence ATGCTTGTGCAGGCTAGCCAAGGCCAATCCGGCTCGGCGCATGTGGTCGTGCTCGGCAACGAGAAGGGCGGCTCCGGCAAGTCGACCACCGCCCTGCACATCGCTGTTGCGCTCCTGAAGGCCGGCCAGCGCGTCGCCACCATCGACCTCGACTGCCGTCAGCAGAGCTTCACCCACTACATCAACAACCGTTCCGCCTGGGCCCGCCGCACCAAGCTCGACCTGGAACTGCCGGTGCATCGCTGCATCAAGCTCGGCGAGACCATGCAGATCGCCGAGAACGAGAATTCCGAGTTCCAGCAGTTCATGGAGGCGGTCTCGGCGGTCGAGAGCAGCTTCGACTTCATCGTCATCGATACGCCGGGCACCGACAGCTATTTGATGCGGCTAGCGCATTCGATGGCCGACACGCTGGTCACGCCGATCAACGACAGCTTCCTCGACTTCGACGTGCTCGGCACCGTCGATCCCGCGAGCTACGCGGTGACCGGCGAGAGCCATTACGCCGAGATGGTGCGCGACGTCCGCCGCAAGCGCCGCCAGCTCGATGGTTCGACCACCGACTGGATCGTGGTGCGCAACCGCCTTTCGATGCTCGGCTCCCGCAACAAGCAGCTGGTCGCCGAGGGGCTGAAGGATCTGTCGCTGCGGCTCGGCTTCCGCTACGTCGACGGCTTCGCCGAACGCGTCGTCTATCGCGAATTTTTCCCGCGCGGCCTGACCGCCCTCGACGAGATCGACGAGGCCACGCTCGGCATGCGGCCCAATCTCGGCCATCTCACCGCACGGGAAGAGGTGACGAGCCTGCTGCGCCAGCTCAAGCTGCCGCTCGACGAGCGCGGCCGCCGCCGTGCGGCAAATCGCGCCGAGTGGTTCAACCAGGTCGACAAGCCGCTCGAAGTCCACGACATCCTGGGCGCCTGA
- a CDS encoding polysaccharide deacetylase family protein gives MIGSSVVLRTRSWIVLCLGLFTVGSPAALAADCPGHPDALGTSRTLVVDPREHPRIGTMQYRETLPLKDHEVVLTFDDGPLPKYSNQVLKMLDDECIKATFFIIGSQAKANPEGVRKLVAAGHTVGTHSMNHPLTFDRMPLEKFEPEINGGIEWTSAAMTDPSKLAPFFRIPGLMRAEGVENYLISRGIQVWSADFPADDWRHVSSDRVYQLAIQRLEAKGKGILLLHDIQARTVAALPKIIRDLKARGYRIVHVVPATADRPATPTTPVEWLLHPPTETVPIARWPAVPHFVFTETRTLPAPSLADLNAEAAHRSLLPRRTKGQMDLASTLPVPGRALFAIPEGSVEVLLSTTLSRRAATRMAMAAERPAGGKVAKGKTASKTAKPQARHAAHAAPVAPKHAAQVKNGTPRPTRVASLKKRA, from the coding sequence ATGATCGGAAGTAGCGTTGTATTGCGGACGCGATCGTGGATCGTCCTTTGCCTCGGGTTGTTCACCGTCGGATCGCCGGCGGCGCTCGCGGCCGACTGTCCGGGCCATCCCGACGCGCTCGGAACCTCCCGCACCCTCGTGGTCGATCCGCGCGAGCACCCGCGCATCGGCACCATGCAGTACCGCGAGACGCTGCCGCTGAAGGACCACGAAGTCGTTCTGACCTTCGACGACGGACCGCTGCCGAAATATTCCAACCAGGTCCTCAAGATGCTCGACGACGAGTGCATCAAGGCGACCTTCTTCATCATCGGCAGCCAAGCCAAGGCGAACCCGGAAGGCGTGCGCAAGCTGGTGGCGGCGGGGCACACCGTCGGCACCCACAGCATGAACCATCCGCTGACCTTCGACCGGATGCCGCTCGAGAAGTTCGAGCCCGAGATCAACGGCGGCATCGAGTGGACCTCGGCCGCGATGACGGACCCGTCCAAGCTCGCCCCGTTCTTCCGCATTCCCGGCCTGATGCGCGCCGAGGGTGTCGAGAATTACTTGATCTCACGCGGCATCCAGGTCTGGAGCGCCGACTTCCCGGCCGACGACTGGCGCCATGTCTCGTCCGACCGCGTCTACCAGCTCGCGATCCAGCGGCTGGAGGCCAAGGGCAAGGGCATTCTGCTGCTGCACGACATCCAGGCCCGCACCGTGGCGGCGCTGCCGAAAATCATCCGCGACCTCAAGGCGCGCGGCTATCGCATCGTGCATGTGGTGCCGGCCACCGCCGACCGGCCGGCAACGCCGACCACGCCGGTGGAATGGCTGCTGCATCCGCCGACCGAGACGGTGCCGATCGCGCGCTGGCCGGCCGTGCCGCACTTCGTGTTCACGGAGACGCGGACGCTCCCGGCGCCCTCGCTCGCCGACCTCAATGCGGAAGCCGCGCATCGATCGCTGCTGCCGCGCCGGACCAAAGGGCAGATGGATCTCGCATCCACCCTGCCCGTGCCCGGCCGCGCGCTGTTTGCGATTCCGGAAGGCTCGGTCGAGGTGCTGCTGTCGACGACCTTGTCGCGGCGTGCCGCGACGCGGATGGCGATGGCGGCGGAGAGGCCGGCCGGAGGCAAGGTCGCAAAGGGCAAGACGGCCAGCAAGACAGCCAAGCCCCAGGCCCGGCACGCCGCGCATGCGGCACCGGTCGCGCCCAAGCACGCCGCGCAGGTCAAGAACGGTACGCCGCGCCCGACCCGCGTCGCCAGTCTGAAGAAGCGCGCCTAG
- a CDS encoding NAD(P)/FAD-dependent oxidoreductase, producing the protein MTGAPFDCLIVGGGPAGLMAAIYLARFRRSVCVVDAGASRAALIPRSHNVPGFVHGLSGTELIERMSAQLEELAVARVQAEVTALRRHGDGFEASWNGDAHAASTVILASGIVDTHPPFAEWRGAVADGVLRYCPVCDAFEARGRRIGVVGPLHRAASKALFLRGYSRDVTLLVPGQGDQKGAISELRDTGVELVFAPDLHLRRRGDGIEAVFADGRTMPFDMVYPAMGAEVRSQLAVSLGAEHDTEGYLKVDAHQRTSVHGLYGIGDVVTDLHQISVAFGHAAVAACNIHHSLPRRLA; encoded by the coding sequence ATGACCGGTGCGCCCTTTGATTGCCTGATCGTGGGCGGCGGCCCTGCCGGACTGATGGCCGCGATCTATCTGGCGCGCTTCCGCCGCAGCGTCTGTGTCGTGGACGCGGGCGCGAGCCGGGCCGCGCTGATCCCGCGCAGCCACAACGTTCCCGGCTTCGTCCACGGCCTCTCAGGCACCGAGCTGATCGAGCGGATGTCGGCGCAACTGGAGGAGCTCGCCGTCGCGCGCGTGCAGGCCGAGGTCACAGCGTTGCGGCGGCACGGGGACGGTTTTGAAGCGAGCTGGAACGGCGACGCGCATGCCGCTTCCACCGTCATCCTGGCCAGCGGCATCGTCGACACCCATCCGCCGTTCGCGGAGTGGCGCGGCGCGGTCGCGGACGGGGTGCTGCGCTATTGTCCCGTCTGCGACGCCTTCGAGGCGAGGGGCCGTCGCATTGGCGTCGTCGGCCCGTTGCACCGCGCCGCCAGCAAGGCGCTGTTCCTGCGCGGCTATTCGCGCGACGTGACGCTGCTGGTGCCCGGGCAGGGTGACCAGAAGGGCGCAATCTCGGAGCTGCGCGATACCGGTGTCGAACTCGTGTTCGCGCCCGATCTGCATTTGCGGCGGAGGGGCGACGGCATCGAGGCCGTGTTCGCCGACGGCCGGACGATGCCATTCGACATGGTCTATCCCGCGATGGGGGCCGAGGTGCGTTCGCAACTCGCGGTGTCGCTGGGGGCCGAGCACGACACCGAGGGCTATCTGAAAGTTGACGCGCACCAGCGCACGTCGGTCCACGGCCTCTACGGCATCGGCGATGTCGTTACCGATCTGCATCAGATCTCTGTCGCCTTCGGCCACGCCGCCGTTGCCGCGTGCAACATCCACCACAGCCTGCCACGGCGTCTGGCATGA
- a CDS encoding flavodoxin family protein has product MTDAEIRQGMPPVKLTRQEFERRYRARFVDPAFAPLQRELDAIVAAAWDAYSHSRKAPLTRKAGEGFSDPDYDIAVDWLDARAKILEAQRRHDDANETPRILLINGSARSEHTCPGEMSKTWRLVKLAEPVFVEMGFAVDILDLSRLASEFGKTIHPCKSCVSTAMPLCHWPCSCYPNYSLSQTGDWMNEIYPLWVAAHGILIVTPVNWYHVPSGLKAMIDRMVCADGGNPDPTSTHGKKADEAKALELKGWPYPRHLAGRHFGIVVHGDAVGAEGVRRALSDWLTDMQLISAGRFAELDGYVGYMEPYATSHHALDEDGEFQQEVRNAARALGNAVHLARSGRLQEPGAGLQDPNPK; this is encoded by the coding sequence GCGCGAGCTCGATGCCATCGTCGCTGCGGCCTGGGACGCCTACAGCCATTCGCGCAAGGCGCCCTTGACGCGGAAAGCAGGCGAAGGCTTTTCCGATCCCGACTACGACATCGCCGTCGACTGGCTGGATGCGCGCGCAAAAATTCTCGAGGCCCAGCGGCGGCACGATGATGCGAACGAGACGCCGCGCATCCTTCTCATCAACGGCTCGGCCCGCAGCGAGCACACCTGTCCCGGCGAGATGTCCAAGACCTGGCGCTTGGTCAAGCTGGCCGAGCCTGTTTTCGTCGAGATGGGGTTTGCCGTCGACATCCTCGATCTTTCGCGCCTCGCCTCGGAATTCGGCAAGACGATCCATCCTTGCAAATCCTGCGTCAGCACCGCCATGCCGCTCTGTCACTGGCCGTGCAGCTGCTATCCGAATTATTCGCTGTCGCAGACGGGCGACTGGATGAACGAGATCTATCCGTTGTGGGTGGCCGCTCATGGCATCCTGATCGTGACGCCGGTGAACTGGTATCACGTGCCCTCGGGCCTCAAGGCGATGATCGACCGCATGGTCTGCGCCGACGGCGGCAATCCCGATCCGACCTCGACGCACGGCAAGAAGGCGGATGAAGCCAAGGCGCTGGAGCTGAAGGGCTGGCCTTATCCGCGCCATCTCGCCGGCCGTCATTTCGGCATCGTCGTTCACGGCGATGCCGTCGGTGCCGAGGGCGTGCGCCGTGCCTTGTCGGACTGGCTGACCGACATGCAGCTGATCTCGGCGGGGCGCTTCGCCGAGCTCGACGGCTATGTCGGTTACATGGAGCCGTACGCAACCTCGCATCACGCGCTCGATGAAGACGGCGAATTCCAGCAGGAGGTGCGGAACGCGGCGCGCGCGCTGGGCAATGCCGTCCATTTGGCAAGGAGCGGGCGCCTGCAGGAGCCCGGCGCCGGTCTCCAGGACCCGAACCCGAAATGA